The Halalkalibacter krulwichiae genome has a segment encoding these proteins:
- a CDS encoding 5' nucleotidase, NT5C type, which translates to MSVKKRMGLDIDGTITCPTTFIPYLNKHFKKSLTLEDITEYDLTSVLGISEKQFWEWMGENEGIIYEEAELAKGAETTLHEWTKSHDLIYITARRNHLADVTTKWFTQKSIPYDHIELVGKHDKIEAVKNHKLDIFFEDKHDNAVAIAEEFNIPVILMDTPYNRLPAPKTVVRANNWVEAKEWVNNWIKENS; encoded by the coding sequence ATGTCAGTAAAAAAACGAATGGGCCTAGATATTGATGGAACAATTACTTGCCCAACTACATTTATACCCTACTTAAATAAGCATTTTAAAAAATCACTCACATTAGAAGATATAACTGAATACGACCTAACTTCCGTTTTAGGCATCTCAGAAAAACAATTTTGGGAATGGATGGGAGAGAACGAGGGAATTATATATGAAGAGGCTGAGCTTGCGAAAGGTGCAGAAACTACCTTACATGAATGGACTAAATCCCATGATTTGATTTATATTACTGCACGCCGTAATCATTTAGCTGATGTTACAACAAAATGGTTTACACAAAAATCAATTCCTTATGACCATATTGAATTAGTCGGAAAACACGATAAAATTGAAGCGGTTAAAAACCACAAATTAGATATTTTCTTTGAAGATAAACATGATAATGCTGTTGCAATCGCCGAAGAATTTAATATACCAGTTATTTTAATGGACACACCATATAACCGTCTTCCTGCTCCCAAAACCGTTGTTCGTGCAAACAACTGGGTTGAAGCGAAGGAATGGGTAAATAATTGGATTAAAGAGAATAGCTGA
- a CDS encoding Fur family transcriptional regulator, which translates to MNVTEAMELLKEKGYKHTDKRADMLHLFAFEKRYLSAKDVLEHMQNDYPGMSFDTIYRNLSLFSELNILEETELDGERKFRFSCSVSKHHHHLICLECGKTKHIDNCPMDSLQQIFPDFEVTGHKFEIYGKCQECK; encoded by the coding sequence ATGAATGTAACTGAAGCGATGGAGCTCTTAAAGGAGAAAGGGTATAAACATACTGATAAGAGAGCAGATATGTTACATCTATTTGCATTTGAAAAACGCTATTTATCGGCAAAAGATGTACTTGAACATATGCAAAATGATTATCCAGGAATGAGTTTTGATACGATTTATCGGAACCTTTCTCTCTTTTCGGAATTGAATATTCTCGAAGAAACTGAACTAGATGGAGAGAGGAAGTTTCGTTTTAGTTGTTCAGTATCTAAGCATCATCACCATTTAATCTGTTTAGAATGCGGAAAAACGAAACACATTGATAATTGTCCAATGGATTCACTTCAACAAATATTTCCAGATTTTGAAGTCACTGGTCATAAATTTGAGATTTATGGTAAGTGCCAGGAGTGTAAATAA
- a CDS encoding DUF1540 domain-containing protein → MTKPLVKCNVANCTFWGEGNKCQAESILVEIDSHANRDYNMEAGEEPYERAEHKDAANTIKETCCHTFQPKE, encoded by the coding sequence ATGACAAAGCCGCTTGTAAAATGTAATGTTGCCAATTGTACATTTTGGGGTGAGGGCAATAAATGCCAGGCAGAATCAATTCTTGTCGAAATTGATTCTCATGCAAATCGTGATTATAACATGGAAGCTGGAGAAGAACCTTATGAAAGAGCAGAACATAAGGATGCAGCCAACACGATAAAAGAGACATGTTGTCATACCTTCCAGCCAAAAGAGTAA